A genomic region of Streptomyces sp. R33 contains the following coding sequences:
- a CDS encoding thioredoxin domain-containing protein, whose translation MSPSPSPSSSSSSSSAGSARKPLLISAGVALAAVTLGLVSWQATAPEDAPARTSSSAAAAPRGSDPYAELAKLARRESGDKLAAGRADAPVVLIEYSDFKCGYCGKFARDTEPELVRKYVEDGTLRIEWRNFPIFGADSEAAAKAAWAAGQQDRFAQFHAAAYADGAKEKGFGQARLLELAREAGVPDLERFQRDMAGEAAAAALQKDQEEGYRIGVTSTPSFLVNGQPIAGAQPLDAFAAAIAKAKAQAKAQAEPQAAQ comes from the coding sequence ATGTCCCCCTCCCCCTCCCCTTCCTCTTCCTCTTCCTCTTCCTCCGCCGGTTCCGCGCGCAAGCCGCTGCTGATCTCCGCCGGGGTCGCCCTCGCTGCCGTCACCCTCGGGCTGGTGTCCTGGCAGGCGACCGCGCCCGAGGACGCCCCCGCCCGGACCTCCTCGTCCGCCGCGGCCGCCCCCAGGGGTTCCGACCCGTACGCCGAGCTGGCGAAGCTCGCCCGGCGGGAGTCGGGCGACAAGCTCGCCGCCGGGCGGGCCGACGCGCCCGTCGTGCTGATCGAGTACTCCGACTTCAAGTGCGGCTACTGCGGCAAGTTCGCCCGCGACACCGAACCCGAGCTGGTGAGGAAGTACGTCGAGGACGGCACCCTGCGCATCGAGTGGCGCAACTTCCCGATCTTCGGAGCCGACTCCGAGGCCGCCGCCAAGGCCGCCTGGGCCGCCGGGCAGCAGGACCGGTTCGCGCAGTTCCACGCGGCCGCGTACGCCGACGGCGCCAAGGAGAAGGGCTTCGGCCAGGCGCGGCTGCTGGAGCTGGCCCGCGAGGCCGGGGTCCCGGACCTCGAGCGGTTCCAGCGGGACATGGCCGGCGAGGCCGCCGCGGCCGCCCTGCAGAAGGACCAGGAGGAGGGCTACCGCATCGGCGTCACCTCCACGCCGTCCTTCCTGGTCAACGGGCAGCCGATCGCGGGCGCCCAGCCGCTCGACGCCTTCGCCGCGGCGATCGCCAAGGCCAAGGCGCAGGCCAAGGCCCAGGCCGAGCCGCAGGCCGCGCAGTGA
- the purM gene encoding phosphoribosylformylglycinamidine cyclo-ligase yields MTEKTTGASYAAAGVDIEAGDRAVELMKEWVKKTQRPEVLGGLGGFAGLFDASALKRYERPLLASATDGVGTKVDIARQLGVYDTIGHDLVAMVMDDIVVCGAEPLFMTDYICVGKVHPERVAAIVKGIAEGCVLAGCALVGGETAEHPGLLGPDDFDVAGAGTGVVEYDRLLGADRIRTGDAVIAMASSGLHSNGYSLVRHVLFDRAKMSLGQHVEELGRTLGEELLEPTKIYSLDCMALTRTAEVHAYSHITGGGLAANLARVIPDHLHATVDRSTWAPGAIFDLVGKAGQVEQLELEKTLNMGVGMMAVVPQESVDVALTALGDRGVDAWVAGEILDRGAHTEGAALTGAYAS; encoded by the coding sequence ATGACAGAGAAGACCACCGGTGCCAGCTACGCAGCCGCAGGCGTGGACATCGAAGCGGGAGACCGCGCCGTCGAGCTGATGAAGGAGTGGGTGAAGAAGACGCAGCGCCCCGAGGTCCTCGGCGGCCTCGGCGGGTTCGCCGGCCTCTTCGACGCCTCCGCCCTCAAGCGCTACGAGCGCCCGCTGCTGGCCTCCGCGACCGACGGGGTCGGCACGAAGGTGGACATCGCCCGCCAGCTGGGCGTGTACGACACCATCGGCCACGACCTCGTCGCGATGGTCATGGACGACATCGTCGTCTGCGGCGCCGAGCCGCTCTTCATGACGGACTACATCTGCGTGGGCAAGGTCCACCCGGAGCGTGTCGCGGCGATCGTCAAGGGAATCGCCGAGGGCTGCGTCCTCGCCGGCTGCGCCCTGGTGGGCGGCGAGACCGCCGAGCACCCGGGTCTGCTCGGCCCGGACGACTTCGACGTGGCGGGCGCCGGCACCGGCGTCGTCGAGTACGACCGCCTGCTCGGTGCGGATCGCATCCGTACGGGTGACGCCGTCATCGCGATGGCGTCCTCCGGTCTTCACTCGAACGGGTACTCGCTGGTCCGGCACGTCCTCTTCGACCGCGCCAAGATGTCGCTCGGGCAGCACGTCGAGGAGCTCGGCAGGACCCTCGGCGAGGAGCTCCTGGAGCCGACCAAGATCTACTCGCTGGACTGCATGGCCCTCACCCGTACGGCCGAGGTCCACGCGTACTCGCACATCACCGGCGGCGGCCTGGCGGCGAACCTGGCCCGGGTCATCCCGGATCACCTGCACGCGACGGTCGACCGTTCGACCTGGGCCCCGGGTGCGATCTTCGACCTGGTCGGCAAGGCCGGTCAGGTCGAGCAGCTGGAGCTGGAGAAGACCCTGAACATGGGCGTCGGCATGATGGCCGTGGTCCCGCAGGAGTCGGTGGACGTGGCCCTGACCGCGCTGGGCGACCGCGGCGTGGACGCCTGGGTCGCGGGCGAGATCCTGGACCGCGGTGCACACACCGAGGGCGCGGCCCTGACCGGCGCGTACGCGAGCTGA
- the purF gene encoding amidophosphoribosyltransferase gives MPRGDGRLNHDLLPGEKGPQDACGVFGVWAPGEEVAKLTYFGLYALQHRGQESAGIAVSNGSQILVFKDMGLVSQVFDETSLGSLQGHIAVGHARYSTTGASVWENAQPTFRATAHGSIALGHNGNLVNTAELAEMVADLPRQDGRATQVAATNDTDLVTALLAGQTDDDGKPLTIEESATKVLPKVKGAFSLVFMDEGTLYTARDPQGIRPLVLGRLERGWVVASETAALDICGASFVREVEPGELIAIDENGLRTSRFAEAKPKGCVFEYVYLARPDTDIAGRNVYLSRVEMGRRLAKEAPVDADLVIATPESGTPAAVGYAEASGIPYGSGLVKNAYVGRTFIQPSQTIRQLGIRLKLNPLKEVIRGKRLVVVDDSIVRGNTQRALVKMLREAGAAEVHIRISSPPVKWPCFFGIDFATRAELIANGMTVDEIATSLGADSLSYISLDAMIEATTIQKPNLCRACFDGEYPMELPDPQLLGKQLLESELAGGTDAADALRRP, from the coding sequence GTGCCTCGTGGTGATGGACGACTCAACCACGACCTGCTCCCCGGCGAAAAGGGCCCCCAGGACGCTTGCGGCGTCTTCGGTGTCTGGGCTCCGGGTGAAGAGGTCGCCAAGCTCACCTACTTCGGACTGTATGCGTTGCAGCACCGTGGACAAGAGTCCGCGGGAATCGCTGTGAGCAACGGTTCCCAGATCCTCGTCTTCAAGGACATGGGCCTCGTTTCCCAGGTCTTCGACGAAACCTCTCTCGGCTCGCTCCAGGGTCATATCGCGGTCGGTCACGCCCGCTACTCGACCACCGGAGCCTCCGTCTGGGAGAACGCGCAGCCCACTTTCCGCGCGACCGCCCACGGCTCCATTGCCCTGGGTCACAACGGCAACCTGGTGAACACCGCCGAGCTTGCCGAGATGGTCGCCGACCTCCCCCGTCAGGACGGCCGTGCCACCCAGGTGGCGGCCACCAACGACACCGACCTGGTCACCGCCCTGCTGGCCGGCCAGACGGACGACGACGGCAAGCCCCTGACGATCGAGGAGTCGGCCACCAAGGTCCTCCCGAAGGTCAAGGGTGCGTTCTCGCTCGTCTTCATGGACGAGGGAACCCTCTACACCGCCCGTGACCCGCAGGGCATCCGCCCGCTGGTCCTCGGCCGCCTGGAGCGCGGCTGGGTGGTCGCCAGTGAGACCGCCGCCCTCGACATCTGCGGCGCCAGCTTCGTCCGCGAGGTCGAGCCGGGCGAGCTCATCGCGATCGACGAGAACGGTCTGCGCACCTCTCGATTCGCGGAAGCAAAGCCCAAGGGCTGTGTCTTCGAGTACGTCTACCTGGCGCGCCCGGACACCGACATCGCCGGCCGCAACGTCTACCTCTCACGCGTCGAGATGGGCCGGCGCCTGGCCAAGGAAGCCCCGGTCGACGCCGACCTGGTGATAGCGACGCCGGAGTCCGGCACGCCCGCCGCCGTCGGATACGCCGAGGCCAGCGGGATCCCGTACGGCTCCGGCCTGGTCAAGAACGCCTACGTCGGCCGGACCTTCATCCAGCCCTCGCAGACGATCCGCCAGCTGGGCATCCGCCTGAAGCTCAATCCCCTCAAGGAAGTCATCCGGGGCAAGCGCCTGGTGGTCGTGGACGACTCGATCGTCCGCGGCAACACGCAGCGCGCCCTGGTCAAGATGCTCCGCGAGGCCGGCGCGGCCGAGGTCCACATCCGGATCTCCTCGCCGCCGGTGAAGTGGCCGTGCTTCTTCGGCATCGACTTCGCCACCCGGGCCGAGCTGATCGCCAACGGCATGACGGTCGACGAGATCGCCACGTCGCTGGGCGCGGACTCGCTCTCGTACATCTCGCTCGACGCGATGATCGAGGCGACGACCATCCAGAAGCCCAACCTCTGCCGTGCCTGCTTCGACGGCGAGTACCCCATGGAGCTGCCCGACCCGCAGCTCCTGGGCAAGCAGCTCCTGGAGTCCGAGCTCGCGGGCGGCACCGACGCCGCCGACGCGCTCCGGCGTCCGTAG
- a CDS encoding Leu/Phe/Val dehydrogenase, whose protein sequence is MGVTTVTEMTDGVLHTLFRSEQGGHEQVVLCQDRASGLKAVIAIHSTALGPALGGTRFHAYASDEEAVMDALNLSRGMSYKNAMAGLDLGGGKAVIIGDPDVLKSEELLLAYGRFVESLGGRYVTACDVGTYVADMDVVARETRWATGRSPENGGAGDSSVLTAFGVFQGMRASAQHLWGDPTLRGRKVAVAGVGKVGHYLVEHLLEDGAEVVITDVRAESVRRILDKHPQVTAVADTNALIRTEGLDIYAPCALGGALNDESVPVLTAKVVCGAANNQLAHPGVEKDLADRGILYAPDYVVNAGGVIQVADELHGFDFDRCKVKAAKIFDTTLAIFARAKTDGIPPAAAADRIAEQRMADARAAKAAKGTAPAADPS, encoded by the coding sequence ATGGGAGTCACCACCGTGACCGAAATGACCGACGGCGTCCTGCACACCCTGTTCCGTTCGGAACAGGGCGGCCACGAGCAAGTCGTGCTGTGCCAGGACCGAGCCTCCGGCCTGAAGGCCGTCATCGCGATCCACTCCACCGCTCTGGGCCCCGCCCTCGGCGGTACGCGCTTCCACGCGTACGCCTCCGACGAGGAGGCCGTCATGGACGCGCTGAACCTCTCGCGCGGCATGTCCTACAAGAACGCCATGGCCGGGCTCGACCTCGGCGGCGGCAAGGCCGTGATCATCGGGGACCCGGACGTCCTGAAGTCCGAGGAACTGCTGCTGGCCTACGGCCGGTTCGTGGAGTCCCTCGGCGGCCGCTACGTGACGGCCTGCGACGTCGGCACGTACGTGGCGGACATGGACGTCGTGGCCCGCGAGACCCGCTGGGCGACCGGCCGCTCCCCCGAGAACGGCGGCGCCGGCGACTCCTCGGTCCTCACCGCCTTCGGCGTCTTCCAGGGCATGCGCGCCAGCGCGCAGCACCTGTGGGGCGACCCGACGCTGCGGGGCCGCAAGGTCGCCGTGGCCGGCGTCGGCAAGGTCGGCCACTACCTCGTCGAGCACCTCCTGGAGGACGGCGCCGAGGTCGTGATCACGGACGTCCGCGCGGAGTCGGTGCGCCGGATCCTCGACAAGCACCCGCAGGTCACCGCCGTGGCGGACACCAACGCCCTGATCCGCACCGAGGGCCTGGACATCTACGCCCCCTGCGCACTCGGCGGGGCGCTGAACGACGAGTCGGTACCCGTCCTGACCGCCAAGGTCGTGTGCGGCGCCGCGAACAACCAGCTCGCCCACCCGGGCGTGGAGAAGGACCTCGCGGACCGCGGGATCCTCTACGCGCCCGATTACGTGGTGAACGCGGGCGGGGTCATCCAGGTCGCCGACGAGCTGCACGGTTTCGACTTCGACCGCTGCAAGGTCAAGGCCGCGAAGATCTTCGACACCACCCTGGCCATATTTGCTCGCGCGAAGACGGACGGGATCCCGCCGGCCGCGGCGGCCGACCGGATCGCCGAGCAGCGGATGGCGGACGCCCGCGCCGCGAAGGCCGCGAAGGGCACCGCCCCGGCTGCCGACCCGTCGTAA
- a CDS encoding putative leader peptide — MQPLGDRSVTLVERRHVDLVRVASAICRCSA, encoded by the coding sequence ATGCAGCCTCTCGGTGACCGTTCCGTCACCCTCGTCGAGCGCCGCCACGTAGACCTGGTCCGTGTCGCGAGCGCCATCTGTCGCTGTTCCGCGTAG
- the hrpA gene encoding ATP-dependent RNA helicase HrpA, which yields MSTSFAALQTLLGEISLRDAHRLGRRLEGARRIRKPEAKQAVLDEIAAEAEKAAARLAGRASRMPEVTYPENLPVSQKKDEIAEAIRDHQVVIVAGETGSGKTTQIPKICMELGRGVRGMIGHTQPRRIAARTVAERIAEELKSEIGQTVGWKVRFTDQVDQDATFVKLMTDGILLAEIQTDRELRAYDTIIIDEAHERSLNIDFLLGYLSQLLPKRPDLKVVITSATIDPERFSRHFGEAPIVEVSGRTYPVEVRYRPLLEDDSEESDRDQITAICEAVDELQSEGPGDILVFLSGEREIRDTADALNKRNLRFTEVLPLYARLSHAEQHRVFQQHTGRRIVLATNVAETSLTVPGIKYVIDPGNARISRYSHRTKVQRLPIERISQASANQRKGRCGRTSDGICIRLYSEDDFNARPEFTDAEILRTNLASVILQMTAAGLGEIEKFPFIDPPDHRNIRDGVQLLQELGAFDPAEKDPRKKLTPMGRQLSQLPVDPRLARMVVEADKNNCVREVMVIAAALSIQDPRERPSDKQTQADQNHARFKDETSDFLSFLNMWRYLREQQKERGSSSFRRMCKQEYLNFLRIREWQDIYSQLRTVAKGMGIHVNEADAPETSVHISLLAGLLSHIGLKDTDKNEYLGARSAKFAIFPGSALFKKQPKFLMSAELVETSRLWARVNAKVEPEWVEPLAQHLIKRTYSEPHWEKDQAAVMAYEKVTLYGVPIVAQRKINYGRIDAEVSRELFIRNALVEGDWRTHHKFYADNRKLLTEVEELENRARRRDIVVDDETLFDFYDQRIPEHVVSGAHFDSWWKHKKREEPELLDFEREMLLTEKAAGVTKADYPDSWRQGQLKFRVTYQFEPGADADGVTVHIPLQVLNQVTDEGFDWQIPGLRAEVVTELIRSLPKPIRRHYVPAPNFATRFLDTAVPLQEPLPVTLARELRRMVGVPVSAEDFDLSRIPDHLKITFRIIDERRKNLAEDKDLEALRLKLKPKARQALSKAAAATAERAGGESLERTGLTDWTIGTLTEVFETRRAGQPVKAYPALVDEGTSVSVRLFDTEAEQQQAMWLGTRRLILLNIPVNPAKFASDHLTNQQKLALSRNPHGSIQALFDDCATAAADKLISDHGGPAWDEAGFRALYEAVRADLVDTTVRTVGQVQQVLAAWQACERRLKAVNSLALVANVQDVKTQLAALVPAGFVTLTGLRRLPDLMRYLVAVDRRLQQMPTGAQRDTTRMEKVHEMQDEYAWLLEQLPKGRPVPSAVTDIRWMIEELRVSYFAHALGTAYPISDKRIVKAVDAAAP from the coding sequence ATGTCTACTTCCTTCGCCGCCCTGCAGACGCTTCTCGGTGAGATCTCCCTCCGTGACGCGCACCGCCTCGGCCGCCGCCTCGAAGGCGCCCGCCGCATCCGCAAGCCCGAGGCCAAGCAGGCCGTGCTCGACGAGATCGCCGCGGAGGCCGAGAAGGCCGCCGCGCGACTGGCCGGCCGTGCCTCGCGGATGCCGGAGGTCACGTATCCCGAGAACCTGCCCGTCAGCCAGAAGAAGGACGAGATCGCCGAGGCGATACGCGACCACCAGGTCGTGATCGTCGCCGGTGAGACCGGTTCCGGCAAAACCACGCAGATCCCCAAGATCTGCATGGAGCTGGGCCGCGGCGTCCGGGGCATGATCGGGCACACCCAGCCCCGCCGGATCGCCGCCCGCACCGTCGCGGAGCGCATCGCCGAGGAGCTGAAGTCCGAGATCGGACAGACGGTCGGCTGGAAGGTCCGCTTCACCGACCAGGTGGACCAGGACGCGACCTTCGTGAAGCTGATGACCGACGGCATCCTGCTCGCCGAGATCCAGACGGACCGCGAGCTGCGCGCGTACGACACGATCATCATCGACGAGGCCCACGAGCGGTCCCTCAACATCGACTTCCTGCTGGGCTACCTCTCCCAGCTGCTGCCGAAGCGCCCCGACCTCAAGGTCGTGATCACCTCGGCGACCATCGACCCGGAACGATTCTCCCGGCACTTCGGCGAGGCCCCGATCGTCGAGGTCAGCGGCCGTACGTACCCGGTGGAGGTGCGCTACCGGCCCCTCCTCGAGGACGACAGCGAGGAGAGCGACCGCGACCAGATCACGGCGATCTGCGAGGCCGTGGACGAGCTCCAGTCCGAGGGGCCGGGCGACATCCTGGTCTTCCTCTCCGGCGAGCGCGAGATCCGCGACACGGCGGACGCGCTCAACAAGCGGAACCTCCGCTTCACGGAAGTGCTCCCCCTCTACGCCCGCCTCTCGCACGCCGAGCAGCACCGCGTCTTCCAGCAGCACACGGGCAGGAGGATCGTCCTCGCGACCAACGTCGCCGAGACCTCCCTGACCGTCCCCGGCATCAAGTACGTGATCGACCCGGGCAACGCCCGGATCTCCCGCTACAGCCACCGCACCAAGGTCCAGCGCCTGCCCATCGAGCGGATCTCCCAGGCCAGCGCCAACCAGCGCAAGGGCCGCTGCGGCCGTACCAGCGACGGCATCTGCATCCGGCTCTACTCCGAGGACGACTTCAACGCCCGTCCCGAGTTCACGGACGCCGAGATCCTGCGCACGAACCTGGCCTCCGTCATCCTCCAGATGACCGCGGCCGGCCTCGGCGAGATCGAGAAGTTCCCCTTCATCGACCCGCCGGACCACCGCAACATCCGCGACGGCGTGCAGCTGCTCCAGGAGCTCGGCGCCTTCGACCCGGCGGAGAAGGACCCCCGCAAGAAGCTGACGCCCATGGGCCGGCAGCTCTCCCAGCTGCCCGTGGACCCGCGCCTGGCCCGCATGGTCGTCGAGGCCGACAAGAACAACTGCGTCCGCGAGGTCATGGTCATCGCGGCGGCCCTGTCCATCCAGGACCCGCGCGAGCGGCCCTCGGACAAGCAGACGCAGGCCGACCAGAACCACGCCCGCTTCAAGGACGAGACGAGCGACTTCCTCTCGTTCCTGAACATGTGGCGCTACCTCCGCGAGCAGCAGAAGGAGCGCGGCTCGTCCTCGTTCCGCCGGATGTGCAAGCAGGAGTACCTGAACTTCCTGCGGATCCGCGAGTGGCAGGACATCTACTCGCAGCTGCGCACGGTCGCCAAGGGCATGGGCATCCACGTCAACGAGGCCGACGCCCCCGAGACGAGCGTGCACATCTCGCTGCTGGCGGGCCTGCTCTCGCACATCGGCCTCAAGGACACCGACAAGAACGAGTACCTGGGCGCCCGGTCCGCCAAGTTCGCGATCTTCCCGGGCTCGGCGCTGTTCAAGAAGCAGCCCAAGTTCCTGATGTCGGCGGAGCTGGTGGAGACCTCGCGGCTGTGGGCCCGGGTCAACGCCAAGGTGGAGCCCGAGTGGGTCGAGCCGCTGGCGCAGCACCTGATCAAGCGCACGTACAGCGAGCCGCACTGGGAGAAGGACCAGGCGGCCGTCATGGCGTACGAGAAGGTCACGCTGTACGGCGTACCGATCGTCGCCCAGCGGAAGATCAACTACGGCCGGATCGACGCGGAGGTCTCGCGCGAGCTGTTCATCCGCAACGCGCTGGTCGAGGGCGACTGGCGGACCCACCACAAGTTCTACGCCGACAACCGCAAGCTCCTGACCGAGGTCGAGGAGCTCGAGAACCGGGCGCGGCGCCGCGACATCGTGGTCGACGACGAGACCCTCTTCGACTTCTACGACCAGCGGATCCCCGAACACGTGGTCTCCGGGGCGCACTTCGACTCCTGGTGGAAGCACAAGAAGCGCGAGGAGCCCGAACTCCTCGACTTCGAGCGCGAGATGCTGCTCACGGAGAAGGCGGCCGGGGTCACCAAGGCCGACTACCCCGACTCCTGGCGGCAGGGGCAGCTCAAGTTCCGGGTGACCTACCAGTTCGAGCCCGGCGCGGACGCGGACGGCGTGACCGTCCACATCCCGCTGCAGGTGCTGAACCAGGTCACCGACGAGGGCTTCGACTGGCAGATCCCGGGCCTGCGGGCGGAGGTCGTCACCGAGCTGATCCGCTCCCTCCCGAAGCCGATCCGCCGGCACTACGTGCCCGCGCCGAACTTCGCGACGCGCTTCCTGGACACCGCCGTTCCCCTGCAGGAGCCGCTGCCCGTGACGCTGGCGCGCGAGCTCCGGCGGATGGTCGGGGTCCCGGTCTCCGCCGAGGACTTCGACCTCTCCCGGATCCCGGACCACCTGAAGATCACGTTCCGGATCATCGACGAGCGTCGCAAGAACCTCGCCGAGGACAAGGACCTGGAGGCCCTGCGGCTGAAGCTGAAGCCGAAGGCCCGCCAGGCCCTCTCCAAGGCCGCCGCTGCCACCGCCGAGCGCGCGGGCGGGGAGTCGCTGGAGCGCACCGGGCTGACCGACTGGACGATCGGCACGCTGACCGAGGTCTTCGAGACCCGGCGGGCCGGCCAGCCGGTGAAGGCGTACCCGGCGCTGGTGGACGAGGGCACGAGCGTCTCCGTACGGCTCTTCGACACGGAGGCCGAGCAGCAGCAGGCGATGTGGCTGGGCACCCGGCGCCTGATCCTGCTGAACATCCCGGTGAACCCCGCGAAGTTCGCCTCGGACCACCTGACCAACCAGCAGAAGCTGGCCCTGTCCCGCAACCCGCACGGGTCCATCCAGGCGCTGTTCGACGACTGTGCGACCGCGGCGGCCGACAAGCTGATCTCCGACCACGGCGGCCCGGCCTGGGACGAGGCGGGCTTCCGCGCGCTCTACGAGGCGGTGCGCGCCGACCTGGTGGACACGACCGTGCGGACGGTGGGCCAGGTGCAGCAGGTCCTGGCCGCCTGGCAGGCCTGTGAGCGCCGCCTGAAGGCCGTGAACAGCCTGGCCCTGGTGGCGAACGTGCAGGACGTCAAGACGCAGCTGGCGGCCCTCGTGCCGGCGGGCTTCGTGACCCTGACGGGCCTGCGCCGGCTGCCGGACCTGATGCGCTACCTCGTGGCGGTGGACCGGCGGCTCCAGCAGATGCCGACGGGCGCCCAGCGCGACACCACGCGCATGGAGAAGGTCCACGAGATGCAGGACGAGTACGCGTGGCTGCTGGAGCAGCTGCCGAAGGGCCGGCCGGTGCCGTCCGCGGTCACCGACATCCGCTGGATGATCGAGGAACTGCGGGTCAGCTACTTCGCGCACGCGCTCGGGACGGCGTACCCGATCTCCGACAAGCGGATCGTGAAGGCGGTGGACGCGGCGGCCCCGTGA
- a CDS encoding DUF3073 domain-containing protein — protein sequence MGRGRAKAKQTKVARQLKYNSGGTDLSRLANELGASPTEPLLPVSEPVEVDDDLDDDDPYAKYADLYNSDDDDDEDEESGPSAQRRGA from the coding sequence ATGGGGCGCGGCCGGGCCAAGGCCAAGCAGACAAAGGTCGCCCGCCAGCTGAAGTACAACAGCGGCGGGACTGACCTCTCGCGTCTGGCCAACGAGCTGGGCGCATCGCCGACGGAACCGCTGCTGCCTGTCAGCGAGCCGGTCGAAGTCGATGACGATCTGGACGACGACGACCCGTACGCCAAGTACGCGGATCTGTACAACAGCGATGATGACGACGACGAGGACGAAGAGTCCGGCCCGTCGGCACAGCGCCGTGGCGCTTGA
- the bldC gene encoding developmental transcriptional regulator BldC, with the protein MTARTPDAEPLLTPAEVATMFRVDPKTVTRWAKAGKLTSIRTLGGHRRYREAEVRALLAGIPQQRSEA; encoded by the coding sequence ATGACCGCTCGCACCCCTGATGCCGAGCCGCTGCTGACCCCGGCTGAGGTTGCCACGATGTTCCGCGTGGACCCGAAGACGGTCACCCGCTGGGCCAAGGCTGGCAAGCTCACGTCCATCCGCACCCTGGGTGGACACCGCCGATACCGCGAGGCCGAGGTTCGCGCACTGCTCGCGGGAATTCCGCAGCAGCGCAGCGAGGCCTGA